The genomic interval tggcAGTGTCTGCATACGTACGTACGCATGTGTGTATGTCcacttaaatattttcttccaAAAATTGCCGGCAGCTAGGGAACAAAAttgttgtatatttaaataaggTAAACTTACGTGAAGCTACAAATAGCAAAATTTCAGTTCTTTCATGAGGAATTAAATTGTCGATTCACTTGCTATTAAACGAAAAAAATCTTCGTCTACACAATTGTAGAAGGAAATATCGATACGAATGCACACACATAACTTTGTATGtcatatatacatgtatgcaTGTGCATCCCTATATAAATAGCTATATCGATATGTTAGTCAAACTTGTATCAATTCTTTCCCTAGAAGTCTTTCGATAGTATCTATAGGGTATTCATCAACCATACTTTGGATTTTACAAATTTTCGTACGAATTGATATAGGTATCGCTTTTATATCATATTTTAACTAACCGAAATACAAATAAGATATCAACTCATTTGCACTTTAATTCTTACGATAGTCACACAATTTTACTCTCTATCCtaggcaggctccgtttttcatttacttttgcggattacgttttcagctaacgcgttttgttttttttttaatgttctccagttttcacatattttggTCTTTGCACCCcggccaattttttccgagaCTAATTAGAAGTTACTTATTCAGAAAGAAAGCTaaagttaaattaccctgatataggtgtcaagtttattttaatgcatcaataagtcatctatatttttccttttgcaattaagattCGTTTCATTATATAAAATGCCGTTGGCTTTttatttcgtcaacgaaaatgttttcgttttgaaaacgaataaatcttgcggaatgtgaaaacgggagcctcaatttatgtgtattcaaaagtaaatcggaaaacttttgtgaatgtgaaaaacggtGCGTGCCATACATTTCTGTCGAAACTTACCACGGTTTCCTATATCTTTTCGCAGTGGAAACCCTAAAACCATGTTTCTCCTTATTATATTGGTAGACCCGGGAGTTTGTTCCAagtaaaaatttttttttgatttttgcacGCTTTTTAATTACAGAACAACATAAACGGGTTGGTATCCTAAAATCGGAATCAAAGTTGTGAGTGTTAAAACGTGATTGGACAGAAGTATGAATCTTGACAGACAATTATGAGAAAGCTCCTTATAGTTTGAAGGAGGTTTACGACAAAACATATTTGATCTCTTCTGATACTGTCTCGCAGTTGTTTGACATTCCCAGCACAACAACTCCTTTTGCTTCATGCCTTAGGTACATCATTGACACGGTGTCAGCCATCTACTCCTCTCTGCAGTCGTAAGGAAGTGAGAAAGACATAACTAGCGCGATGATAATTCCCACAACGAAGTCTCGGTTCGAAGAGCAACTGGATTACGATAAGCTACCATCTTGGTCCGACTGCGCAGCCCAGTTGAATCGCAGCTATCACCATCTAGCTGCTGAAGAGTCAATACGGAATAAGGGAAAAACAGAACAAGAGACAAGTAAAGGACACACTAAATCTTCATTTTCATGTGCAAAGACGGATAGGCGAGATGTGAAGAATCATACCATAAGCAATTGTCATTCGTTTAATGCTTTTAACGGTTCGATGGTGCAAGGTCAAATGTCGAGTGTGCTCCATAATATTTTGCTTCACCGATACGCGGTAAAACCGCAGCCAAATGGGCCTAGTTCTGTGCCTGTAGAACATTCGTCATCATCTAAGCCTCGTACTAATCAGGTTATTCTTACCAGGTCAGCTGTTcgcaaaagtaagtgaaaaaCAGAGCCTGGCTGTATCCTATTAATAATTTCTCAAAATAGACATTTCATGGTGAGATTGGAATTAACTCTCTTTCTACCGAGCcatttttttgggggctgTAAACAAGAAATAGACCCCCGAAATAAATCCAGGGAATTTGACAATTGAGGAAGCAATTTGTAGCTAATTTCATGAATTTTTGTCATGCCGACACTGTGGTCGATTGTGAGCAAAAGCGGCACATATCTTGCGGAAAGCTTTCTCAAACAGAAGTTATCGTGCAAAATTGAAACGACAGAGTCCTCTTCTCACTTTCAATCTCCGATCGGCCAGCACCATATAAAGAATTTCTTCAATTGTTTCGGTTTTAGAGACCTGGGAGTCCAGGACACTCGGAATCATTTGTGCACGTTGCTCGCAACAATATTCACTCTTCACTTATTCACTTCAATAAAACACTCTTTTGCCATTGAAATTAATGAGTCGATTAACAGGTGCCTGTTGACACAAGCAGTTTTTCCCTATCagtcaaaaataaaattacaaacTAAACTATCAAAAGGAACGCAAGCAAACTGTTATTTAATTGTTATAGTAATATTATTTACTTacttattaaatataataaaattaaatacactgaaaaattttgaaaactgttatttttgctttccgtCTCAAAAGGTTGCCCCTAAAATAGGCGATTACCTGTAGattaaataataacaaattaaTGACACGTAGAAGAATTGAAGACCGGAGTCGATTATTTATCTATCGAAAATCGAAGTTTAGATATTTCCATTCCCAAATTCAATGAACAATTAAAACTATTTACAGCTTCGAGACTCATAGATATATCAtgcatttatatttttatttttatattttttctctGCTAtgttattatatgtatattaaatttttttaagcCAAAGTACGACTCTGTCAAATGGCAATCAAACAGTGTACatgatttggtttttttttttaatttttgttactTCATCGTCCAAACTAAGTAGATAACTAATGTTTATAAGTGAAAGGATAGATTTCATAATTATTTCGGACacaataaaattttaaataaaaattaaaccaAACGATGGTGCGATCACTTACTCCTATTTTTTCGTTCAGCTCACCGCTATTGAAAGCTCCAGTTGGTTGTGGAAGTTGCATGTATTCGTTTGTGGGGATCCGCCTGTAGTTGTGATGACGCGTTGTGTTGTGCGTAGATTTCCGAATATGTGAAAACGAATTCTACTAGTTACAATATAATTACGTACGTATGCGTACGTATGCCAAAAAGAATTGTGATTTCAAAATAATTCGTGTGCTTACGTACTAATTTATTGTCGTCAACATGACTGAGTCGGGAATTGATCTAGGCTTTGATATGGAGTTCGACGATTTAAGTCTTAATTTGCtaaacgacaacgacaataTGGATCTACTACCAAATGTTACTGTAGCAGGCAGTTCTGAGAATGTGGAATTTTATGAATTAAAATCATCAACGCGGTCTTTGCGATCTGACGAAATGTAAGTTGTAAGAATTGAAAAATGGGAGCTATCTGAAATAACtaaaattatacatatgtattttcatTACtattcatacatatgcacatgtaTCCATGATCaaatatacatgtgtatgtgtatataatgtatgtacatccataACCACATATGCGTtatcgtatgtacatacatcacGATATTTGGTGTATGATTAGCGCTATTTTATTATCTTATCGGACATacatttatacaaaaatatgtacatatgtatatgtatatctacaTGCACATACATAGGTATTTGACCCACGTCTGTATGCGTATGTACGTATGAAAAATTGATATATCTTACGTAGATTTGGGTAATTAATTATgtatgaatatacatacatatgtacatatatacaaaaaaaaatacaaaaatgcagatacatatatacattaaCAATCTATTATtacattatatatgtacatacatatatacacaataATGTTTCTAGCACGAGTTGCTAATAAATGTAAGACAAGAAGGAATCCAGGATATTGCCGGtatcttatgtacatatgtatatacatacgtatctatattatatatatatatatgatatattatagttatatatatttccagtTGTaagcatgtatgtatatgtacatatgtatataaacatacgtacatacatacgagtatttgcacATTTATTAAGTTTTTGTCCGATTGACTCATCAACCAGAAAACCAAGATATTTTTGAGATCAGCTTTGATTCTGTTTCTCTGGAAAATTTTACCCAAAATTTAGGTTTTAAATTATCTTTTAGGCTATCATTCCCCTTGGCCGCGGCTCCGCCGCCCACTCCGTTCGTCCCAGAATCTTTCGAAAAATACACAGTCTTTGGTAAGGCGCAGTCTAGTATTGAAAGCCCACCCGCTCCCTTGTCTGTGCGGCGTCGTAAAGAACCCCGCCATAAACAGCAGTTTGGCCCTTCATGCCATCTTGGAAATGTATAGTCTTTACTAGTCATGTAAAAACACATCGATGCATTGagcatcgatgtttttttgCCGATGTTTACCGATGTTTTCCGGTGTTTTTGCCTGTACcgatgttttgcaaaacatcgatcgtttaatttcaaatctgtaAGCAGCAAACACAGCAATGCCTGCCTCATTTGAAAGCAATCCTTCGTGTTTTTGGGACGGTATGAAAAGTACCTATCCTAATTTATACAAAATCTATACAATGATATGTAAAAGACTGCTATGAAAACATAATAATTTCTTTTATGTTATGATATGTAAAAGACTGCTATGAAAGCTCATTTTTCCTTTGTTGAATATTCGTTTTATAATCAAATgggaaagttttgaaacatcGGTCATACATCGATGCATCGTAGAATCAATCCGATGTATCAATCGATGTTTGATTTTGACAACATCGATGGATTACTTTAATTCCAATATAAGAAGCAATAAATCGGACCAACTCATCCGTCTTCACTTCTTCgctttttcactttttttcttcttgggGTAACGTTGTAAGTTGCTGCGGCAACCgaaactctacatttatacccgatacttagtcagtatggctacattgagcgacaatgtgtgcgtgcgggagagacagaaaacgtgtctgaacgtGTCGgtgggcgctgcgtagccactgcaaataatttgtttgttccttttggctataaaaatgatccgatctgatccagattcagcaatctcatagatTCCTATCTtgaatattgtggatgccacagattttcgtcttttgtgggggtggggcgaaatttgaaaaaaatcgttttatagtgagatctaacaagagtgtggataccaaatttggttactctagctttaatagtctctgagatttgtggatgcccccgattttcgtcctttgcgggggcggaagggggtgttgcgaaattttgaaacaaacttgtcAAGGTGCGACaacacaggagtgtggataccaaatttggttgctctagcttttaaagtctctgagatcttgaaactcacattttgcaataggcaaagccgaccatgaaacgtgtttgttagagacagacacagcgagagaaaattaaatagttttcatCATTCTggcaataataattatacgattctggttttgcactctagaacatatagtcatcctctacgattctgcgttttctgttttctcatatcgttaaaattgtggatgctacagattttcgccctctGTGGGGACGGAAGTCGGCgtggcgaagttttgaaatatacttgcaacgctgacatatcacagaagacTCGATACAAAATGTctttgctctagctcttatagtctttgagaaaTAAGCGCTAAtagagacggacagacagacagggctgtTGCAAAATCAACGCAAGCTGAAGTTGCAGATGAAGGATCAAGGTGACCAACAGCAACCGATGATATTGCAAGTGAAGCATCAGGTCAAAGATCACTGTTAAGCCCAATCAAAAAGATTAGAAGCAATAGAGCATTCGCTCCCACAATTGTCGAAAATGTGGGGCATCCACGGTGACTACGCAACGTgtatcggatataaatttaaaGCTGAAACTCACAACAGGGGCCTGGAAACATCTGAAACAatacggacggacggacagtcggacggacggacaggcagAAATGGCTCTATCAACGCGGCTATTGATGCTAGGGTCGGAaatgcttccttctgggtgttacacacatccgtTTTCctcacaaatctaatatagtATCCCTACACTCTTTTATCGGGTAGAAAAATGAACTTTTGCTGAATTTAATATGTTTTCACGGTTAATGAAATGATACGTTAGTTGGTTGAATTAGTTATCTTTGAATacattttgaaaataatataGGGACAGAACTATAtggaaatgtatttttattgtattctaccaaagactatacaataccaagatgttgcatgagcgaccaaaaagctgttctatggcgggtcctaacattagaacccaaaaggcacgcgggagcgcgcggggtttcaattcccttttcgcctgtacttcgtctctaccgcgaccccgctgcccatcggtttcgtctgttcggcaattctggactctcgagcctcagcaccgtcgaagcggtggtcgcggatcgccgatgtctttggagcggcacagtgggaaaattcgattggaaaattctctattagaatttatctaaagcactcatacaatttttttactatttcggctgagtccccactgtgccgcgccaaagacatcagcgaccacgctgccctacggtttcggcacgcagacgattcatattttggttttgtattctttctctcgagacgcaccgactcgacgctgaccgaggcattgacgaagccgagcatttcggaggcgaaggtatcgtaaaagagaattgaagtaatagccccgcgcgcccgtaccatgaagtgtcaaacgaaaattgaaaaagaatttgttcctcctgcaacatcttggtattgtatagtctttgattcTACCCTATCGGcttcagtatttttttttttacatttttatatttttgttgttttaacTCTTGCTTTTTTATATGAAAAAGAGATGTTAATTAACAGCTAATGAATGATATGTACAATACAAGTATTTCCCGACTGACTGTTAAGATTTTGAATACGCGCCATCGGTTTTAAGTTCAATAACATGAGTGGCCACATTTCACAGTCCGCCACTATATGCCACAAGTATAAAATTTATATTCAGAGTCGAAGGTCTAGTTACTAGTACTCTAAGCACCATTCAAACCTCTTAGATTTaatttggtatatttcttttaaacgtttaaggatataataataaataaataatttctaTACATACAGAATTTTTGGGGcattataatattatatacgTACTAACTATAtatagatacatttgtatagAAGTACATTTATATACCAGATTTGATGATCGCCATTCAGCATTCTTAAACGCACCCTGTTTGCGCATATAATTCTATTGCGCAGCTATACATActtgtgtatatttatatacacacCCATGATGCAAAAATTTGTAAGGTGGCCAAATTCATTCGTTTATCGCACAAAAaccattttattttgttctatGTTCTATTTTACTGCtttggaaaatatatgtagcTGTAATTTTTGCTTCCGGAATATTTTTTAGTGGCTTACAAATCTGAATGGTGTAtgattaaattataaaaagaATAGCAAATGacttatatttattttttgcaacCTTACACTATTTCCGCCATACACATAAATGGAAAAGCATGCGTACGTTCTCATGCTCTCATTCCTCATTTACTTATTCGAAGAGACACAAGATCAAGGTCTTTGTAATACTTAGTGAATACGAGGACCAGAATTTATATAGCTTGTGAATAGTTCTGCGTGTTCTTTTAtgatatacaaataaaatgaacatGTTTTCTTACTGGAAtaagaaaaaaattcaaaGCCGAAACAAACTCGAGGAAACAAAAACAGTGCCCATTTGTTCGATAAACGAAAATTATTTAAAGCCTGACACAGTTGCATCAGTTGAAAAAAGTATAAATAGTCTAACAGTTGAAGacatggaaaaggaaaagttgTCACTGCTCAAATCAGACATTCGTCTTCAGGAGTTTCAAGAGTTTGTAAGAAGAGTGCAAACGTTGCAGATGTCATCGACAGAGGCTATTGAAAAAGAAGTTTCTATAGCTAATCACAGCATGGACTCTAGTTCGTTTCCAATTGAAGTCGGCGTGGAACCTTCGATGTTAATGGAACTTGAAGACATTGACAGTGTGGTGCCTTTATCAGCATCGTCACGAAGGGATGGTCAAACTAAGTCCACGGCGACTACAAATATAAGAGTAACTGTCGGTATAGATAAAGATTTAGAAATGATTCTTGAAATGGATCCAAGCATCGTAGATTTGGGCGATATTAGCACCGAAACTACAGAACCGCGCATAGTGGGTCTACCGCCTCTCTCGGGTGGGTATGTATTTAGTCCATTATGAAAGAATTATCATATTCAATATAAATTAAAGTCTTTAGTACAGTTTGGCAGAATTTTTATGCATCGTACATTTTCTACTTATAGACCAACGTTTAAAACTGCAACTCCTACATCGCGGACGCAGCTAAAACTTCAATTGCAACgtgagcaacagcagcaggaacagcagcaacaaatgatGGTGCAGCAACTGATATCACCAGATCCAAAAATGCAGCTTTTGTTTGGCATGGGTCAGGGGTCGACTGAGTCGGAATTCATAAACAGCAACAGTACCAGCGCTTGTGGGAGCGGGTCATCTAGCCTGGAACAGATCTCTCAATTTGTACAAAGGGATCGTTTACCTTCGTCAAGTCCAGTTAAGTTGAAAGTTCCCCTACAAAGTATTGGTGTGGATGTACCACCTCAAGTGCTTCAGGTAATTCACAGCTAACGCTTTGTGTCGAAAAACGTTTTAAGCAAGGCATTTTACAGGTCAGCACAGTGCTTGAGAATCCGACTCGGTATCACGTTATACAGAAGCAAAAAAATCAAGTGAGACAATTTCTCAGTGAGTCGTTCAAGCCATCTGTTTGGGGTTGTCATAACACCGATGTAAGTATTTTTTGGACACTTGGAAAAGATTCTGAAATAAATGGTACATATTTTTTCATGAACTTATAGACGAAAGCCGCAAATACCTCAGTATCCACTGGAAATCTACACAATTCTTCTTTGGTCAACAGTTGCCCTCCAATCGAGCGGTCAAATAGTTATAGATGTGAAATTACTTCCAGTGGCAAACGAACAATGCATTCTGATGAATCCATGCAAATATCTCCTTTTGGAGCAAGTTTTTTAAGAACTGGAAACTGCAACGACCATGTTTCATCGAGAAGTATTAACCCTCAAAGTTCAGAAGAATCCACagaaattgtaaataaaacaCAAGGATATGTTAAGAGGAATTCAAGTTTAAATTCTTCTATTACTACACGTACTGCATCTGGAATAATTAATACGATGCCCACATCCAGTACAACGAGTTCATTGCACTCCATTTCAGCACCCATATCCCCAAGTCTAAGCTCTGTAGCTACAAGTGCTTCAGAGGTGAGTAAAAAtagtattttaattttttgtaacccattaaaaaaaaaatggaaaaaaaacaaacagcttAGTAATAGCAAAGAcaatacaataccaagatgttgcatgaggaacaaattctttttcgattttcgtttgacacttcatggtacgggcgcgcggggctattacttcaattctcttttacgctaccttcgcctccgaaatgctactcggcatcgtcaatgcctcggtcagcgtcgagtcggtgtgtctcgagagaaagaatacaaaaacaaaatatgaatcgtctgcgtgccgaaaccgtagggcagcgtggtcgctgatgtctttggcgcggcacagtggggactgTAGTAAAAAGTAgtagtaaaaaaattgtatgagtgctttagataaatttaatgtaggcatctaatagagaattttccaatcgaattttcaagatagttttagtttaggagatataagcactcaaagtttaacatttttcagtatgcaaatattaattgaactcatattcactaactaatttagcaagctgagacggccaaaggtcccactgtgccgctccaaagacatcggcgatccgcgaccaccgcttcgacggtgctgaggctcgagagttcagaattgccgaacagacgaaaccgatgggcagcgcgGTCGCGGTAaagacgaagtacaggcgaaaagggaattgaaaccccgcgcgctccgtCGTGTCTTTTGGGTgctaatgttaggacccgccatagaacagctttttggtcgctcatgcaacattttggtattgtatagtctttggtaaTAGGCTTTTTAGAGAGACTTTGAGGAACAACTTTTATTAAGAATCATCTTTCTTAGAGGAGAAAATATTAAAGTGAAAATTGActgcacaaaaacaaaaaaataccgaaaaagtGAACTTTTCCCACAACATATGAATTTCAGATTAAAGCTCATGAAATTATATGCTAAATTAATATCGGGACTTAATTATATGAAAATGTGTTTATATTAGCTtttaaaaaccgaaaaaaaatatGGTCGAAATATGGTGTagaattatttgaaaattcaTCGGATATGATTGTAAACTTATTTCCCGGGAATTTTTGGGGTCGCTGATTACGAATTATATGAAAGTTTTCGAGAGTATCCAGTTCTTTTTTCTTCGATAGATCTATTTAAAGGGtctatgtacatgtatatgtagatTGGAGGACTGCATGAATAGCAAAAAACGGCATTCCATGCTACGCCGATATATTTCGAGCAAATGAGTGCGATGACGTATAACCCATCCAACAATATTCAAATGAATTAGCACGATTTGAATGAGTTGAGTTCCATTCGAatgcattatttttttttgcctcaACATTTGGGCAGCAAACAGTGTTGTCAACTTTTGAGATAAAAAATAGTTGTTTTTGTGGTAAAATGATAAAATagcttgtgtttttttttttagttttagtttcagAAACTACatttttttagaaaaatatataaatattttaaatatcaGATTCCGCTAATATtagatttcaattttaaaaGGAAATCTGGCtttaacgagggggaacgttgtgagttgctgctgcgaccgcaactctacatgtatacccgatacatagtcagtatggctacgcTGAGCGCCAAAGAGTGCATGCGggagagacaaaaaaaaacgtgtttgaacatgtcgtcgggcgctgcgtagccactgcaaattgattttttacttttggctataaaaattatccgatctgatccagattcggcaagcTGGTAGATGTGGTCAATCCTTATGATTGTGcagttttagttttgttgTATCTTCAACATtgggatgccacagattttcgtcctttgtagGGGTGgggtgaaattttgaaatacagtaagatctaacaggagtatgaatacaaattttggttgctctagctctaaaAATCTTTGCGATTTGCGGATGCCAacgattttcgtcctttgcgggggcggaaagtgggggggcgaaattttgaaatacaggttcgatatcacaggagtgtggataccaaatttgcctgctctagctcttatagtctctgagatctaggcgctcacttTTTGCGATAGggaaagccgaccatgaaacgtgtgtgCTAGAGAGAGACGGAGCGAGAAATAACG from Drosophila pseudoobscura strain MV-25-SWS-2005 chromosome 5, UCI_Dpse_MV25, whole genome shotgun sequence carries:
- the Mitf gene encoding microphthalmia-associated transcription factor isoform X1 → MNMFSYWNKKKIQSRNKLEETKTVPICSINENYLKPDTVASVEKSINSLTVEDMEKEKLSLLKSDIRLQEFQEFVRRVQTLQMSSTEAIEKEVSIANHSMDSSSFPIEVGVEPSMLMELEDIDSVVPLSASSRRDGQTKSTATTNIRVTVGIDKDLEMILEMDPSIVDLGDISTETTEPRIVGLPPLSGGPTFKTATPTSRTQLKLQLQREQQQQEQQQQMMVQQLISPDPKMQLLFGMGQGSTESEFINSNSTSACGSGSSSLEQISQFVQRDRLPSSSPVKLKVPLQSIGVDVPPQVLQVSTVLENPTRYHVIQKQKNQVRQFLSESFKPSVWGCHNTDTKAANTSVSTGNLHNSSLVNSCPPIERSNSYRCEITSSGKRTMHSDESMQISPFGASFLRTGNCNDHVSSRSINPQSSEESTEIVNKTQGYVKRNSSLNSSITTRTASGIINTMPTSSTTSSLHSISAPISPSLSSVATSASEIPSFDSDAEDLFDDILQNDSFNFDKNFNSELYIKQEPHSLTDAEINAMAKDRQKKDNHNMIERRRRFNINDRIKELGTLLPKGSEAFYEVVRDIRPNKGTILKSSVDYIKCLKHEVTRLRQNECRQRQMEIQNRKLMSRIRELEMQAKSQDITLSDYHVTSVSAPTPANLYLKSSSPTPPVSQSRRSLLDELIVVERKIPEINTSEASMGMNQIDELMEDCKHPVQGGDPMLSSHSHMLSASHSPTANQLNCTSYGPKSSSNANSGLFNETPSVNISDDLTNCCNIACSNSCCIHRQLQTPEGHTNNCHINSQQSNMESDSVQNTVFGRLGHCNGDHDPLFSSSQRSHGPLDDDQHHSVGLSAAMINDSLTSLVDESQSEPMILTSDTLDIDL
- the Mitf gene encoding microphthalmia-associated transcription factor isoform X4, with product MNMFSYWNKKKIQSRNKLEETKTVPICSINENYLKPDTVASVEKSINSLTVEDMEKEKLSLLKSDIRLQEFQEFVRRVQTLQMSSTEAIEKEVSIANHSMDSSSFPIEVGVEPSMLMELEDIDSVVPLSASSRRDGQTKSTATTNIRVTVGIDKDLEMILEMDPSIVDLGDISTETTEPRIVGLPPLSGGPTFKTATPTSRTQLKLQLQREQQQQEQQQQMMVQQLISPDPKMQLLFGMGQGSTESEFINSNSTSACGSGSSSLEQISQFVQRDRLPSSSPVKLKVPLQSIGVDVPPQVLQVSTVLENPTRYHVIQKQKNQVRQFLSESFKPSVWGCHNTDTKAANTSVSTGNLHNSSLVNSCPPIERSNSYRCEITSSGKRTMHSDESMQISPFGASFLRTGNCNDHVSSRSINPQSSEESTEIVNKTQGYVKRNSSLNSSITTRTASGIINTMPTSSTTSSLHSISAPISPSLSSVATSASEIPSFDSDAEDLFDDILQNDSFNFDKNFNSELYIKQEPHSLTDAEINAMAKDRQKKDNHNMIERRRRFNINDRIKELGTLLPKGSEAFYEVVRDIRPNKGTILKSSVDYIKCLKHEVTRLRQNECRQRQMEIQNRKLMSRIRELEMQAKSQDITLSDYHVTSVSAPTPANLYLKSSSPTPPVSQSRRSLLDELIVVERKQCFSTRSSKQAYKKIFRLSV
- the Mitf gene encoding microphthalmia-associated transcription factor isoform X2, encoding MNMFSYWNKKKIQSRNKLEETKTVPICSINENYLKPDTVASVEKSINSLTVEDMEKEKLSLLKSDIRLQEFQEFVRRVQTLQMSSTEAIEKEVSIANHSMDSSSFPIEVGVEPSMLMELEDIDSVVPLSASSRRDGQTKSTATTNIRVTVGIDKDLEMILEMDPSIVDLGDISTETTEPRIVGLPPLSGGPTFKTATPTSRTQLKLQLQREQQQQEQQQQMMVQQLISPDPKMQLLFGMGQGSTESEFINSNSTSACGSGSSSLEQISQFVQRDRLPSSSPVKLKVPLQSIGVDVPPQVLQVSTVLENPTRYHVIQKQKNQVRQFLSESFKPSVWGCHNTDTKAANTSVSTGNLHNSSLVNSCPPIERSNSYRCEITSSGKRTMHSDESMQISPFGASFLRTGNCNDHVSSRSINPQSSEESTEIVNKTQGYVKRNSSLNSSITTRTASGIINTMPTSSTTSSLHSISAPISPSLSSVATSASEAEDLFDDILQNDSFNFDKNFNSELYIKQEPHSLTDAEINAMAKDRQKKDNHNMIERRRRFNINDRIKELGTLLPKGSEAFYEVVRDIRPNKGTILKSSVDYIKCLKHEVTRLRQNECRQRQMEIQNRKLMSRIRELEMQAKSQDITLSDYHVTSVSAPTPANLYLKSSSPTPPVSQSRRSLLDELIVVERKIPEINTSEASMGMNQIDELMEDCKHPVQGGDPMLSSHSHMLSASHSPTANQLNCTSYGPKSSSNANSGLFNETPSVNISDDLTNCCNIACSNSCCIHRQLQTPEGHTNNCHINSQQSNMESDSVQNTVFGRLGHCNGDHDPLFSSSQRSHGPLDDDQHHSVGLSAAMINDSLTSLVDESQSEPMILTSDTLDIDL